One part of the Treponema sp. OMZ 787 genome encodes these proteins:
- a CDS encoding tetratricopeptide repeat protein, which yields MEDKKIKLYFIFKFSIIFFMICGAHLFAQSKPDALVLYKNGRYAEAVAVCEAEIKQSPNNLDSYVVMTWALLADGRYQKTYDIALAGRKIAQTDPRLIASQAEACYHLGKNSEALKLFQDYISYAPNGVRISSSYYFMGEIYLRIAKYRHADISFSVAVTLDSFNSLWWVRLGYAREQIKEYRYSLEAYNKALSLNKNLVDAQKGRERVLQRF from the coding sequence TTGGAAGATAAAAAAATAAAGTTATATTTTATCTTTAAATTTTCTATCATTTTTTTTATGATTTGTGGGGCTCATCTTTTTGCCCAAAGTAAGCCTGATGCTCTTGTTTTGTATAAAAACGGCCGTTATGCCGAGGCTGTTGCCGTATGCGAAGCAGAAATCAAACAGTCTCCTAATAATTTGGACAGCTATGTTGTAATGACATGGGCTCTCTTGGCTGACGGCCGATACCAAAAAACTTATGATATTGCCTTAGCCGGACGTAAAATTGCACAAACCGATCCTAGGCTTATAGCATCTCAAGCAGAGGCTTGTTATCATTTAGGTAAAAATTCCGAAGCCCTTAAACTTTTTCAAGATTATATTTCCTATGCTCCCAACGGAGTGCGTATTTCTTCTTCATATTACTTTATGGGAGAAATATATTTACGGATAGCAAAATACAGGCATGCAGATATTTCTTTTTCTGTAGCGGTTACCCTTGACTCCTTTAACAGTCTTTGGTGGGTTCGTTTAGGCTATGCCAGAGAACAGATAAAAGAATACCGCTATTCCCTTGAAGCCTACAACAAGGCCTTGAGCTTAAACAAAAACCTTGTTGATGCTCAAAAAGGGCGTGAAAGGGTCTTACAGCGTTTTTAA
- the rsmD gene encoding 16S rRNA (guanine(966)-N(2))-methyltransferase RsmD, translating into MRITGGNLKNRQVECPKGIIRPAMDRMRESIFSILGDLSGLSFLDLFTGSGVCGLEAYSRGAYPVYLVEKDADKFPVLLKNVSMAAKKLECKRMPAETFIKRAKESFDIIYLDPPFPYKFHIELLEKIEESKILKEGGLVMMHRPSEKAMPKTIGSLTKRDERIYGRSIVDFYRKEVLDL; encoded by the coding sequence ATGAGAATAACCGGAGGCAATTTAAAAAACAGGCAGGTGGAATGTCCTAAGGGAATAATCCGTCCTGCGATGGACAGGATGAGGGAGTCTATTTTTTCAATACTTGGAGATCTTTCAGGTCTTTCTTTTTTAGATCTTTTTACCGGATCGGGAGTCTGCGGCTTGGAAGCCTACTCGCGCGGAGCCTACCCTGTTTACCTTGTCGAAAAGGATGCGGATAAATTTCCCGTTCTATTAAAAAATGTTTCCATGGCCGCTAAAAAACTGGAATGTAAGAGGATGCCTGCAGAGACCTTTATAAAACGCGCAAAGGAATCCTTTGACATTATCTACCTCGATCCACCCTTCCCCTATAAATTTCACATAGAACTTTTAGAAAAAATAGAAGAATCAAAAATATTAAAAGAAGGCGGCCTAGTGATGATGCACAGGCCGTCAGAAAAGGCAATGCCTAAAACAATAGGCTCTTTAACAAAGAGAGATGAAAGGATATACGGAAGATCCATCGTGGACTTTTATCGCAAAGAAGTTTTAGATTTATAA
- a CDS encoding glycoside hydrolase family 1 protein, with product MFKLKEKFLLGVATASTQIEGGRVNSNWNDFCGRKMTNDGSDVARANMHYEKVEEDTKLLKKMGIQTYRMSLEWARIEPEKGKFDMEALDHYKAELSLLQKAGIKPLISLYHFSHPMWFENSGGFTKKENVEVFLNYVEICIRELSSLCSDYVTINEPNVYAVQSFFLGLWPPEKKSIAKTLKVMNVLIAAHCKAYDLIHAIRKEKGFTDTRVSFAHHMQAFHPKDQNKKADHKAAKRISKLFQDGIMEACFKGEFSFPFKNLLNIKKKNYVDFIAVNYYSRQAVRGFSYKAFENTPKNDLGWDIYPLGLIECAQKCYNCLPLPIVISENGTCDNNDQFRCRYIYEHLKLISESPLPFEAYYHWCFIDNFEWKEGESARFGLVHCNYETQERTIKKSGNFYSEMIKKRAVDKSMMEKYVEPCKYNVK from the coding sequence ATGTTTAAGTTAAAGGAAAAATTTTTACTTGGAGTTGCAACGGCTTCTACACAGATTGAGGGAGGAAGGGTAAATTCCAACTGGAACGATTTTTGCGGCCGAAAGATGACCAATGACGGCTCAGATGTAGCCCGTGCAAACATGCACTACGAAAAGGTTGAAGAGGATACCAAGCTTTTAAAAAAGATGGGTATTCAAACTTACCGAATGTCCCTTGAATGGGCCCGTATTGAACCTGAAAAGGGTAAATTCGATATGGAAGCTCTTGATCACTATAAGGCGGAATTAAGTCTTTTACAAAAAGCCGGTATCAAGCCTCTAATAAGCCTATACCACTTCAGCCATCCAATGTGGTTTGAAAATTCGGGAGGCTTTACAAAAAAAGAAAATGTTGAAGTTTTCTTAAACTATGTAGAAATTTGCATAAGAGAGCTCAGCAGTCTTTGCAGCGACTATGTTACAATAAACGAACCCAATGTCTATGCAGTGCAGTCCTTCTTTTTGGGCCTTTGGCCGCCTGAAAAAAAATCGATTGCCAAAACCCTAAAGGTGATGAATGTCCTCATAGCCGCCCACTGCAAGGCCTATGATTTAATCCATGCAATACGCAAAGAAAAAGGATTCACGGACACAAGGGTAAGCTTTGCACATCATATGCAGGCCTTCCATCCCAAGGATCAAAATAAAAAAGCCGACCACAAGGCAGCAAAAAGAATAAGCAAACTCTTCCAAGACGGAATCATGGAAGCCTGTTTTAAGGGAGAGTTTTCATTCCCATTTAAAAATCTTTTAAACATAAAAAAGAAAAACTATGTTGACTTTATAGCCGTCAACTATTATTCGAGGCAGGCTGTAAGAGGCTTTTCTTACAAGGCCTTTGAAAACACTCCTAAAAACGATCTGGGCTGGGATATTTATCCCTTAGGCCTAATAGAGTGTGCTCAAAAATGTTATAACTGCCTCCCCCTTCCGATAGTCATAAGCGAAAACGGAACCTGCGACAACAACGACCAGTTTAGATGCCGCTATATTTACGAGCACCTAAAACTCATAAGCGAGTCTCCCCTTCCCTTTGAAGCCTATTATCATTGGTGCTTTATCGACAACTTCGAATGGAAGGAAGGAGAATCGGCCCGTTTCGGCCTTGTCCACTGTAATTATGAAACCCAAGAAAGAACAATCAAAAAAAGCGGAAACTTCTACAGCGAAATGATCAAAAAGAGAGCTGTCGATAAATCCATGATGGAAAAATATGTCGAGCCTTGTAAGTATAATGTCAAGTAA
- a CDS encoding RnfABCDGE type electron transport complex subunit B, with protein MNIILLTLAVSLVLSLLLGLLLGFFKKIFYVEPDKTAAAVREVLPGANCGACGYPGCDGFAAAVAAGDAPVNGCPVGAAPVAQAIGKIMGVDASASARVAVLTCQGSHDVCRNKCDYIGVKTCKAAKISINGTKDCDWGCIGLGDCENACPFDAIHIKENGLPEVDYDKCTGCAVCVAQCPQHVLTTVPIDQKGAIALCSCKNPRKPQIMKNCKRGCIKCMKCEKNCPTGAIKVIDGIPKVDYALCDSCNKCVEGCPTKVLMLTENKVKFNSCSSCEGCQSA; from the coding sequence ATGAATATTATTTTATTGACCTTGGCCGTATCGCTGGTGTTGTCTCTTTTGTTGGGCCTTTTATTGGGCTTTTTTAAGAAAATATTTTATGTTGAACCGGATAAGACGGCGGCGGCCGTAAGAGAGGTTCTTCCGGGAGCAAACTGCGGAGCCTGCGGTTATCCCGGCTGTGACGGATTTGCTGCAGCAGTTGCAGCAGGAGATGCACCCGTAAACGGATGCCCTGTAGGAGCAGCTCCTGTGGCTCAAGCTATCGGAAAGATAATGGGAGTCGATGCTTCGGCTTCTGCGAGAGTTGCGGTTTTAACCTGCCAAGGCTCTCACGATGTCTGCCGAAACAAATGCGACTACATAGGAGTCAAAACCTGTAAGGCTGCAAAGATTTCGATTAACGGAACAAAAGACTGCGACTGGGGATGTATAGGTCTCGGCGACTGCGAAAATGCCTGCCCCTTTGATGCAATTCACATAAAAGAGAATGGGCTTCCTGAAGTAGACTACGATAAATGTACAGGCTGTGCTGTCTGTGTTGCCCAATGCCCGCAGCATGTTTTAACAACTGTTCCTATAGATCAAAAGGGAGCCATAGCCCTCTGTTCATGCAAAAACCCGCGTAAGCCTCAGATTATGAAAAACTGTAAGCGAGGCTGCATAAAGTGTATGAAGTGCGAAAAGAACTGTCCTACGGGAGCGATAAAGGTAATAGACGGAATACCCAAGGTCGATTATGCTCTTTGCGATTCATGCAATAAGTGCGTTGAGGGCTGCCCGACAAAGGTTCTCATGCTTACAGAAAACAAAGTCAAGTTTAATTCCTGCTCATCATGCGAGGGCTGCCAAAGCGCATAA
- the mtaB gene encoding tRNA (N(6)-L-threonylcarbamoyladenosine(37)-C(2))-methylthiotransferase MtaB, with protein MSNFFSVRIETLGCRLNQVESDALAVRFAECGFDVFSKETELSILPVKLCIVNTCTVTGKAEQKARRLIRLLLKEHNEAAILVTGCYAELEADSIEKINERIVAFSGKKKDELDELPQFLKEACLKNTFEKNDAVNLKKNILFFRNQVYSKEDKSDKSFLIKEAEKRKAMFKLSSPVFFFYSRASLKVQDGCNNACAYCRIRLARGYSVSLPAEEAVRRIIQIEKNGSSEVVLSGVNLSQYRDETYGGFANLLAMLLENTKKIRLRISSMYPECVDEDILKIVEDKRICPHFHLSVQSGSDKILRAMNRPYREADIRRAVDNLRKVKDNPFIGCDIITGFPSETEDDFLQTFKMCEDLKIPGIHVFPFSARPGTKAFSMKPKVPEREAGRRAALLSELSEKNYQNYLASCNGKVFFGVTERPQKNEDLRIVTENYLTLPLKINKKSENYKGGEGIFVVIKGGFAYLAD; from the coding sequence ATGAGCAATTTTTTTTCTGTTAGAATAGAAACGCTCGGCTGCCGCTTAAATCAAGTGGAATCGGATGCCCTTGCCGTCCGCTTTGCCGAGTGCGGTTTTGATGTGTTTTCAAAAGAAACGGAGCTTTCAATTTTACCCGTAAAACTTTGTATAGTAAATACCTGTACGGTTACCGGAAAAGCCGAACAAAAAGCGAGGCGGCTTATCCGCCTTTTATTAAAGGAGCATAATGAGGCTGCCATCCTTGTTACAGGCTGTTATGCTGAACTTGAAGCCGATTCTATCGAAAAAATAAATGAAAGAATCGTAGCCTTTTCCGGCAAAAAAAAGGATGAGCTTGACGAGCTGCCTCAATTTTTAAAAGAGGCTTGCCTCAAAAATACATTTGAAAAAAACGATGCGGTTAACCTCAAAAAAAATATTCTTTTTTTTAGAAATCAGGTATATTCAAAAGAAGATAAATCGGATAAATCTTTTTTGATAAAGGAAGCCGAAAAAAGAAAAGCAATGTTCAAATTAAGCTCTCCGGTTTTCTTTTTTTATTCGAGGGCCAGTTTAAAGGTTCAAGACGGGTGCAATAATGCTTGTGCTTATTGCAGAATAAGACTTGCCAGAGGCTATTCCGTTTCTCTGCCTGCAGAGGAAGCCGTCCGCAGGATAATTCAAATAGAAAAAAACGGATCTTCAGAGGTTGTGTTGTCGGGTGTAAATCTTTCCCAATATAGGGACGAAACTTATGGAGGCTTTGCAAACCTCTTGGCCATGCTTTTGGAAAACACAAAAAAAATAAGACTCCGAATTTCGAGTATGTATCCCGAATGTGTCGATGAAGACATCTTAAAAATTGTAGAGGACAAAAGGATTTGCCCTCATTTTCATCTTTCGGTTCAGTCCGGAAGCGATAAAATTTTAAGGGCGATGAATAGACCTTATAGGGAAGCCGATATAAGAAGAGCTGTAGATAATTTACGCAAGGTAAAGGATAATCCTTTTATAGGCTGCGATATTATTACGGGTTTTCCTTCCGAGACGGAAGATGATTTTTTGCAAACATTTAAGATGTGTGAAGACTTAAAAATTCCCGGCATTCATGTTTTCCCCTTTTCAGCCCGCCCCGGGACAAAGGCATTTTCGATGAAGCCTAAGGTTCCTGAAAGGGAAGCAGGAAGAAGGGCTGCTCTTCTTTCGGAGTTGAGCGAAAAAAACTACCAAAACTATCTGGCTTCATGTAACGGAAAAGTTTTTTTTGGTGTTACCGAAAGGCCTCAAAAAAATGAAGATTTGAGGATTGTAACCGAAAACTATTTGACTCTTCCTTTAAAAATAAACAAAAAATCCGAAAACTATAAGGGAGGAGAAGGAATTTTTGTTGTCATCAAAGGCGGATTTGCATATCTTGCGGATTAG
- a CDS encoding DMT family transporter produces MSFEVKSGSRTKILSRLALLSATLLWGSTFVAVSSTNDFFKPNFLLACRFLPACLILCAVFFKRLKKLDKRYLRAGMFMGLIMFAGYSLQAIAITTAGGLPGRSSFLVATYCVLVPFVNAVVLKKMPDKFNIFAAFLCFAGILAISMPDLILESSKGVNWGDVLSLISSFIFAVYIVLLPKYMEELDAPLITIAQFAFAGTYALIFSLLFEDNSGTIWNYQSVFTLVYLTVLCTALCVLLQAVGQKNTPPTTAALIFSLESVFSIFLSIMLTGEKFTPALALGCSCIFIAIIISETKLSFLRKKPPIT; encoded by the coding sequence ATGTCTTTTGAAGTAAAATCGGGCAGCCGTACTAAAATTCTTTCGCGGTTAGCTCTTCTTTCAGCAACCCTTTTATGGGGAAGTACATTTGTTGCAGTCAGCAGTACAAACGATTTTTTTAAGCCTAACTTTTTATTGGCTTGCCGCTTTTTGCCTGCCTGTCTGATTCTTTGTGCCGTGTTTTTTAAACGCTTAAAAAAACTGGACAAGCGTTATTTACGAGCCGGAATGTTTATGGGGCTTATCATGTTTGCAGGTTATTCCTTGCAGGCTATTGCTATTACCACAGCGGGAGGTCTTCCGGGCAGGAGCTCTTTTTTGGTGGCTACATATTGTGTTCTTGTTCCCTTTGTAAATGCCGTAGTTTTAAAAAAGATGCCCGATAAATTCAATATTTTTGCAGCCTTTCTTTGCTTTGCAGGCATCCTTGCAATTTCTATGCCCGATTTGATTTTAGAAAGCTCAAAAGGTGTAAACTGGGGAGATGTACTTTCTCTTATAAGCAGCTTTATCTTTGCGGTGTACATAGTTCTTCTACCTAAATATATGGAAGAACTAGATGCCCCTCTTATTACTATAGCTCAATTTGCCTTTGCAGGAACCTACGCTCTTATTTTTTCTCTTTTGTTTGAAGATAATTCCGGCACAATTTGGAACTATCAATCCGTCTTCACTCTAGTTTATCTGACTGTTCTTTGTACGGCCCTCTGCGTCTTGCTTCAAGCTGTGGGACAAAAGAATACGCCTCCGACGACTGCGGCCCTTATTTTTTCTCTTGAATCGGTGTTCAGCATCTTCCTTTCGATAATGCTAACCGGCGAAAAATTCACGCCGGCCTTAGCTCTGGGCTGTTCCTGCATCTTTATTGCAATTATAATCTCCGAAACGAAGCTGTCATTTTTGAGGAAGAAACCGCCTATTACTTGA
- a CDS encoding polymer-forming cytoskeletal protein codes for MAEIEKVNLLDLDEEDYDTVLAPDIQFSGKIECKKPFMIKGHVEGFLVSTSDVTIDENSTVKANIRADRVVIKGSVEGNVLADTMVHVFSCGRLIGDVTAPEVVLESGCIFNGICTMTKDNQLGR; via the coding sequence ATGGCTGAGATAGAAAAAGTTAATTTACTGGATTTGGATGAAGAAGATTACGATACGGTTCTTGCTCCGGATATTCAGTTTAGCGGTAAGATAGAGTGCAAAAAGCCTTTTATGATTAAGGGGCATGTGGAAGGATTTTTGGTTTCTACAAGCGATGTAACTATTGATGAAAATTCTACCGTAAAGGCAAATATCAGGGCTGACAGGGTTGTGATTAAAGGATCTGTCGAGGGAAATGTTTTAGCCGACACTATGGTTCATGTCTTTTCTTGCGGAAGGCTTATAGGTGATGTTACAGCTCCTGAAGTTGTGCTTGAAAGCGGCTGTATATTTAACGGTATTTGTACGATGACAAAGGATAATCAGCTTGGAAGATAA
- the lepA gene encoding translation elongation factor 4 — MLNPENIRNFCIVAHIDHGKSTLSDRLIEKTKIIDERYHRNQMTDDMDIERERGITIKSHAVRIPYTAKDGKNYVLNFVDTPGHVDFSYEVSRAIASCEGAILIVDATQGVESQTLSNMYLALEHDLEILPVINKIDLPAADVDAAKHQIDHDLGLDSDVAVAVSAKTGENIDALFESIVTTFPPPKGSKDNPLQALIFDCHYDPYRGVVVHVRVFEGMIKPGMTIRFMNTGGEYKVEETGTFVLDLVKQDSLQAGEVGYIIAGIKTVSDVGVGDTITDAAAPCKTPLSGFKEVKPVVFSSVYPTDTNDYEELRESFEKLKLNDASLTWEKDSSLALGHGFRCGFLGLLHLEIVQERLEREFDQTVIFTAPSVRYKLTMRTGEEIICDNPADYPDEGLIASAEEPYIKATLITPTNYLGNVMSLCMEKRGVQTNMTYLDEKRVEMTYEMPLAEVLFDFYDRLKSISRGYASFDYEVIGTRPTDLAKIDILINGKPVDALAQLAYKPSAYDKARLVCEKLKDEIPRQQFKIPIQGAIGSQIIARETISALRKDVLAKCYGGDITRKRKLLEKQKEGKKRMKMIGDVELPQSAFLAVLKTKED; from the coding sequence ATGTTAAATCCTGAAAATATACGCAATTTTTGTATTGTAGCTCACATAGATCACGGTAAGTCGACCCTGTCCGACAGGCTCATTGAAAAGACTAAGATAATAGATGAGCGCTATCACCGCAATCAGATGACAGACGATATGGACATAGAAAGAGAGCGGGGTATTACCATAAAAAGTCACGCAGTCCGCATTCCGTATACGGCTAAGGACGGTAAAAACTATGTTTTAAACTTTGTAGATACTCCAGGTCACGTAGACTTTTCCTACGAGGTTTCGCGTGCCATTGCTTCTTGCGAGGGGGCTATCTTAATAGTGGATGCCACTCAGGGAGTTGAGTCCCAAACCCTTTCAAATATGTATCTTGCTCTTGAACATGACTTGGAAATTCTCCCCGTCATAAACAAGATAGATCTGCCTGCGGCCGATGTGGACGCTGCAAAGCATCAGATAGATCACGATCTTGGGCTTGATTCAGATGTTGCTGTGGCCGTTTCTGCAAAGACTGGCGAAAATATCGATGCCCTCTTTGAATCTATAGTAACAACCTTTCCGCCGCCCAAGGGTTCAAAGGACAATCCCTTGCAGGCCCTTATCTTCGACTGCCACTATGACCCCTACAGAGGAGTTGTAGTCCATGTGCGTGTTTTTGAAGGAATGATAAAACCAGGAATGACTATACGCTTTATGAATACCGGCGGCGAGTACAAGGTAGAAGAAACCGGAACCTTTGTCCTCGACCTTGTAAAGCAGGATTCCTTGCAGGCCGGCGAGGTAGGCTATATAATTGCCGGTATTAAAACCGTTTCCGATGTCGGAGTCGGAGATACCATCACCGATGCAGCCGCTCCCTGTAAAACTCCCTTATCCGGCTTTAAAGAGGTAAAGCCTGTAGTTTTTTCTTCAGTCTATCCCACTGATACAAATGACTACGAGGAGCTCCGCGAGTCTTTCGAAAAATTAAAACTGAACGATGCAAGCCTAACCTGGGAAAAGGACTCCTCCCTTGCCCTCGGGCACGGCTTTAGATGCGGTTTTTTGGGGCTTCTCCATCTTGAAATCGTACAAGAAAGGTTGGAAAGAGAATTTGATCAGACTGTTATCTTTACGGCACCCTCGGTACGATATAAACTGACAATGCGCACCGGAGAGGAAATTATTTGCGATAACCCTGCCGATTATCCCGATGAGGGGCTTATAGCCTCCGCTGAGGAGCCCTATATAAAGGCAACCCTTATAACGCCTACAAATTATCTTGGAAATGTTATGTCCCTCTGTATGGAAAAGCGGGGAGTGCAGACCAATATGACCTACTTGGATGAAAAACGGGTTGAGATGACCTATGAGATGCCCTTGGCCGAGGTCTTATTCGATTTTTATGACAGGCTTAAAAGCATAAGCCGGGGCTATGCCTCCTTTGACTACGAGGTTATAGGAACTCGGCCGACAGATTTGGCTAAGATAGATATTTTGATCAACGGAAAGCCTGTTGACGCTCTAGCCCAGCTTGCCTATAAGCCGAGCGCCTACGACAAGGCCCGCCTTGTATGCGAAAAGCTTAAAGACGAAATACCGCGTCAGCAGTTTAAGATTCCGATTCAGGGTGCTATCGGCAGCCAGATAATAGCGAGGGAAACAATTTCTGCCCTGCGAAAAGATGTTCTTGCCAAGTGCTACGGAGGCGACATTACCCGAAAGCGCAAACTCCTCGAAAAGCAAAAGGAAGGAAAAAAGCGCATGAAGATGATAGGCGATGTCGAGCTTCCGCAGTCCGCCTTCTTAGCCGTATTGAAGACCAAGGAAGATTAA
- the brnQ gene encoding branched-chain amino acid transport system II carrier protein has translation MSKKTNDIIVIGFALFAMFLGAGNLIFPPTLGHLSGKDWIFSLLGFLVTGVGMPVLGIISMGKCDGHLSNFTKNINQLFGTFFIIFVMLIIGPLFAIPRTAATTYEIAIRPNFGISSVLSSFIFFAITLFFVLTPNDVIDRVGKFLTPALIAVLGLLVIKGFVTPIGKPSEPLVDKIFLRGFKEGYQTMDALGSMILATIVISSISAKGYTDKKSLLKMTIWTGLIACIGLGLVYGGLVYVGATGSAVLPDNLSRTEIVVQSSEILWGKAGRVVLGLAIGLACLTTSIGLTATAGDYFSKRFKDDISYRATVIIICVVSFFLSNFGVDNIISIAGPILEVIYPVAIVLIVLNLFSEFIPNKYFFHGAVIGTLSISVLQGWVAAQDLINNLLVKLEAFPAMDQVGMSFNTTINVLKTLPFEGIGFPWLLPALGFSLLLGFGYIIMQKTEKAPSMKDQSEGKDE, from the coding sequence ATGAGCAAAAAGACCAACGATATTATTGTTATAGGTTTTGCTTTATTTGCTATGTTTTTAGGAGCAGGAAACCTAATCTTTCCCCCTACCTTGGGTCACTTATCGGGAAAGGACTGGATTTTTTCCCTTTTAGGTTTTTTGGTAACCGGGGTTGGAATGCCCGTTTTGGGTATAATATCTATGGGAAAGTGTGACGGTCATCTTTCCAATTTTACCAAAAACATAAATCAATTATTCGGAACATTTTTTATAATCTTTGTTATGCTTATAATAGGTCCTCTTTTTGCTATTCCAAGAACGGCCGCCACTACTTATGAAATTGCCATCAGACCCAACTTCGGCATAAGCTCGGTTTTATCTTCATTTATATTCTTTGCAATCACCTTGTTTTTTGTTCTAACTCCTAATGATGTTATTGACAGGGTTGGAAAATTTTTGACACCTGCCTTGATAGCTGTTTTAGGCCTTTTGGTTATCAAAGGCTTTGTTACTCCGATAGGAAAACCTTCCGAACCTTTGGTAGATAAGATTTTTTTAAGAGGCTTTAAAGAAGGTTATCAAACTATGGATGCTCTAGGCTCTATGATATTGGCAACCATAGTTATTTCGAGTATAAGTGCAAAAGGTTATACCGATAAAAAATCCCTTTTAAAGATGACTATTTGGACGGGACTTATTGCCTGTATCGGCCTGGGTCTTGTCTACGGCGGCCTTGTATATGTGGGTGCAACAGGAAGTGCCGTTTTACCCGATAATCTTTCTCGAACGGAAATTGTAGTTCAGTCGAGCGAAATTTTGTGGGGCAAGGCCGGACGGGTAGTTTTAGGTTTGGCAATAGGCTTGGCTTGTTTGACTACCTCAATCGGTCTTACTGCAACTGCCGGTGATTACTTTTCTAAGAGGTTTAAAGACGATATCAGCTATCGTGCCACGGTTATTATTATCTGTGTCGTAAGTTTTTTCCTTTCAAACTTCGGTGTCGATAATATTATCTCCATTGCAGGACCGATTCTTGAGGTTATCTATCCTGTAGCAATTGTTTTGATAGTTTTAAATTTATTTTCGGAATTTATACCGAACAAGTATTTCTTCCATGGTGCTGTAATAGGCACTCTTTCGATAAGTGTTCTCCAAGGCTGGGTTGCAGCACAGGATCTTATCAATAACCTTCTTGTCAAGCTTGAAGCCTTTCCGGCTATGGATCAAGTCGGTATGAGTTTTAATACCACAATTAATGTTTTAAAAACGCTTCCTTTTGAAGGCATAGGATTCCCATGGCTTCTCCCGGCTCTCGGTTTTTCTCTTTTATTAGGTTTCGGCTATATTATCATGCAAAAGACAGAAAAAGCTCCATCAATGAAGGACCAATCAGAAGGAAAGGATGAATAA
- a CDS encoding Rpn family recombination-promoting nuclease/putative transposase, protein MERLFTITLRNDYAFKRIFGVDENKDVLQDFLECILDISSENIAGLELLDKEFHKELLSEKLGILDIKLRLKDGTFVDIEIQSRWHFDFPERTLYYWSKMYNAGIKQGQDYTKLPKCITINLIGQGFNKNRRVHNKYVILEQDTKEPLVSKLEIHILNLEKARLLKEGKYSHNKKKRLLNWLKFIETNDREVRTMLSQESPMMKKANATIELMEMSPRDKWLYESRMKYEHDRASCISEGYREGFEQGIDKGVHQKALETAKLMKQAKCELDFIMHMTGLSKTEVENL, encoded by the coding sequence ATGGAAAGACTTTTTACAATAACACTCCGCAATGACTATGCTTTTAAAAGAATATTCGGAGTGGATGAAAACAAGGATGTTCTTCAGGACTTTCTGGAATGTATCTTAGACATTTCATCTGAAAATATTGCAGGATTGGAACTTTTGGATAAGGAATTTCACAAGGAGCTTTTAAGTGAAAAGCTAGGTATCTTGGATATCAAACTAAGACTAAAGGACGGAACCTTTGTAGATATTGAAATTCAAAGCAGATGGCATTTTGATTTTCCTGAAAGAACCTTGTATTATTGGTCTAAGATGTACAATGCCGGTATAAAACAAGGGCAAGACTATACAAAGCTTCCAAAATGTATTACAATAAACTTGATAGGTCAGGGCTTTAATAAGAATAGGCGTGTACACAATAAGTATGTTATTCTTGAACAAGACACAAAAGAGCCTTTAGTTTCAAAACTTGAGATTCATATACTAAACCTTGAAAAAGCAAGACTCTTAAAAGAAGGTAAATATAGTCATAATAAAAAGAAACGCTTATTAAACTGGTTGAAATTTATTGAAACAAATGACAGGGAGGTACGTACCATGTTATCACAAGAATCACCGATGATGAAAAAAGCGAATGCAACGATAGAATTAATGGAAATGAGTCCTAGAGATAAATGGCTGTATGAATCCCGCATGAAATATGAACATGACAGGGCTTCTTGTATAAGTGAGGGTTATCGAGAAGGGTTTGAACAAGGTATTGATAAAGGTGTCCACCAAAAAGCTCTTGAAACCGCAAAGCTTATGAAACAAGCCAAGTGCGAACTTGACTTTATAATGCATATGACAGGGCTTTCAAAAACAGAAGTAGAAAATTTATAA